In a single window of the Drosophila albomicans strain 15112-1751.03 chromosome 3, ASM965048v2, whole genome shotgun sequence genome:
- the LOC117571890 gene encoding transmembrane protein 170A, which translates to MFSEPNDADELDAIIDVLGLRSQAHLNTFREMWYHVFLWALFSSVFIHTCAALVAFVTLRKHKFGRFFSILILVMGFLSPAASGIISSAVIAFVHRASSLPMSPIYAMIWGLGQTIVSACLGFTRILATL; encoded by the coding sequence ATGTTCTCCGAACCCAACGACGCCGATGAACTGGACGCCATCATCGATGTGCTGGGATTGCGTTCGCAAGCGCATCTCAACACCTTCCGTGAGATGTGGTACCATGTCTTTCTCTGGGCACTCTTCTCCTCCGTCTTCATTCACACCTGCGCAGCCCTCGTTGCTTTTGTGACGCTGCGCAAGCATAAATTCGGTCGCTTCTTCTCCATACTGATCCTGGTGATGGGTTTCCTTTCGCCGGCGGCAAGCGGCATCATCAGCAGCGCCGTCATTGCGTTTGTGCATCGTGCTTCCAGTTTGCCCATGTCACCGATCTATGCCATGATCTGGGGCCTTGGTCAGACGATAGTGTCCGCCTGTCTCGGCTTTACGCGAATTCTAGCCACGCTCTAG
- the LOC117571888 gene encoding craniofacial development protein 1, with amino-acid sequence MNKEQDHASDSDESDEDFCPDNVNEEDVSVDEEEDDDESELEEEDESSEKKAKAAAKSKVKNKVKDTESSTSSARSTRQTEAKQNGRTTAEKDELESDEEADKSRSDALWADFLGDIETEPSKSSRDTKPKEKPPSPVKRTPPATSKASEVLEFAGEPVKSVPSSSSSAKENQEQPATVSAKEATPRPPFGVGKRPANGGGGGGLGSLLNQLGKKKKLSVLEKSQMDWKSFKSDEGIDEELRTHNKGKDGYLERQDFLQRTDLRQFEIEKGMRQSRRQN; translated from the exons atgaACAAGGAGCAAGATCATGCCTCAGATAGTGACGAGAGCGACGAAGACTTTTGTCCCGATAACGTAAACGAAGAAGACGTTTCCGTCGACGAggaagaagacgacgacgagagCGAATTGGAGGAAGAGGACGAATCAAGTgaaaaaaaagccaaagcagcagcgaaaAGCAAAGTGAAGAACAAAGTAAAGGACACTGAGTCTTCAACATCCTCCGCACGCAGCACACGGCAAACAGAAGCCAAACAGAATGGACGAACGACAGCCGAAAAAGACGAATTAGAATCAGATGAGGAGGCGGATAAATCCCGGTCCGATGCGTTGTGGGCAGATTTCCTGGGCGATATTGAAACTGAACCGAGCAAGTCCAGCCGCGACACAAAACCCAAAGAAAAGCCGCCATCGCCCGTCAAACGCACACCTCCAGCCACAAGTAAAGCGAGTGAGGTACTGGAATTTGCCGGCGAACCCGTGAAAAGTGTTCCCAGCTCCAGTTCCAGTGCCAAAGAGAATCAGGAGCAGCCGGCCACAGTCAGTGCCAAGGAGGCGACACCACGTCCGCCATTTGGAGTCGGCAAACGCCCAGCCaacggaggcggaggcggcggATTAGGTTCATTGCTCAATCAGCTGGGCAAGAAGAAAAAGCTGTCAGTACTGGAGAAGTCGCAGATGGATTGGAAGTCTTTCAAGAGCGACGAGGGCATCGATGAGGAGCTGCGCACCCACAACAAGGGCAAAGATGG GTACTTGGAGCGCCAGGACTTCTTGCAGCGCACGGATCTGCGCCAGTTTGAGATTGAGAAAGGCATGCGACAATCGCGTCGACAAAACTAA
- the LOC117566604 gene encoding sensory neuron membrane protein 1-like produces MYLKVVVVSFVVLLLGALIGFLAFPMLFQELVKRSVNLKPGSETRQMWEKLPFPMIFKLYVFNVSNPQEIEAGGKPRLQEVGPLVFEEWKDKFDVLDIEEENAISFKMRNTFILRPDLGLNGDQLITMPHPLLQFMAIGTLGQAEELQAAVAMGLELIFQPRSAFITATLMQLFFDGIDVNCAHEEPAAQAICQQFHAGAVPGAVPVNATHFKFSLMGAGNHTNAGSFKVARSRSKGTTVGRVLQFNGADQLQVWTETFNGSSCNRFRGTDGTIFAPFMRPQQGLWSYSPQLCRSLSPKWLGKTSYNELPAQRYELSLGASRLEPDWSCYCTSYPDDCPADGTMDLVRCSGLPMVASLPHFFQAQPELVTQVEGLWPSKDKHASTLIFEQLSGTVLSVFNRLQFSLKVSSVPQVAVMCQLRNLTMPLFWIEESLQLDKTITAVLHKKIFSVLSANNLFRWLAIGLGSLGCALGGLFLHLRRGDAKRVGASEEQ; encoded by the exons ATGTATCTGAAGGTGGTTGTAGTATCGTTTGTCGTGTTGCTTTTGGGCGCACTCATCGGTTTCCTAGCATTTCCCATGCTATTTCAGGAACTGGTGAAGCGA AGCGTAAATTTAAAACCTGGCAGTGAAACGCGTCAGATGTGGGAAAAGTTGCCATTTCCCATGATCTTCAAGCTCTACGTCTTCAATGTAAGCAATCCGCAGGAGATTGAGGCTGGAGGCAAACCCAGGCTGCAAGAAGTGGGACCGTTGGTATTCGA GGAGTGGAAGGACAAGTTTGATGTGCTGGACATAGAAGAGGAGAATGCGATTAGCTTCAAGATGCGCAACACTTTCATTCTGCGTCCCGATTTGGGTCTCAACGGTGACCAGTTAATAACAATGCCGCATCCGCTGTTGCAG TTCATGGCCATTGGCACCTTGGGACAAGCTGAGGAGCTGCAGGCAGCTGTTGCCATGGGTCTGGAACTCATCTTCCAGCCACGCAGCGCCTTCATCACAGCCACCTTGATGCAGCTCTTTTTTGACGGCATCGATGTCAACTGCGCACATGAGGAGCCTGCGGCACAAGCCATCTGTCAGCAGTTCCATGCGGGCGCTGTGCCTGGTGCAGTTCCAGTGAATGCCACGCACTTTAAATTCTCGCTAATGGGAGCG GGAAATCACACAAATGCTGGCAGCTTTAAAGTGGCTCGTAGTCGCTCCAAAGGCACAACAGTGGGCCGTGTGCTGCAGTTCAATGGCGCGGATCAGTTGCAAGTGTGGACGGAAACGTtcaatggcagcagctgcaatcgATTCCGCGGCACCGATGGCACCATCTTTGCGCCCTTTATGCGACCCCAGCAAGGACTCTGGAGCTACTCTCCCCAATTGTGTCGCTCGCTGTCGCCCAAGTGGCTGGGCAAAACCAGCTACAATGAGCTGCCGGCGCAGCGTTATGAGCTCAGCCTTGGTGCATCGCGC CTGGAACCAGACTGGTCCTGTTACTGCACAAGTTATCCGGATGATTGTCCTGCTGATGGCACCATGGATCTAGTGCGATGCAGTGGTTTGCCCATGGTTGCTTCTTTGCCGCATTTTTTTCAAGCACAGCCAGAGTTGGTGACACAAGTGGAAGGTTTGTGGCCATCAAAGGACAAGCATGCGAGTACATTGATCTTTGAGCAGTTATCCGGCACTGTGCTCTCCGTGTTCAATCGCCTGCAGTTCAGCTTGAAGGTATCGTCAGTGCCGCAAGTAGCAGTGATGTGTCAGCTGCGCAATCTCACCATGCCGCTCTTCTGGATCGAAGAATCGCTGCAGCTGGATAAAACTATCACAGCAGTGCTGCACAAAAAGATATTTAG CGTGTTGAGTGCCAATAATTTGTTCCGCTGGCTGGCCATTGGATTGGGCAGCTTGGGCTGTGCATTGGGGGGACTTTTTCTGCATCTTCGGCGCGGCGATGCGAAGCGCGTGGGCGCCTCCGAGGAGCAGTAA
- the LOC117571886 gene encoding uncharacterized protein LOC117571886 isoform X2, protein MLLVTQFYETFDRHLSNGSRTLLDVAVPLAGGSGDVATNLASTNVNLNMSGVASANGVLGSSELSAAPLGYSFRKWFARPSLPFVIGIFALGGVACTLGGIVLGSTGLIEHSTQYLSAALLMIGIGVSLLVISGAIWRLSLPDDVDDCPCFRRMETCRNCNSPHCTNRLLPGSYLYPEFQHRPPPPSYLTSLNEYAFVYHPSAHPQQAAYATVRMNTPPPLYRSTYSLNTSTSHVLGGGVALPPTSEQPAEEQLTVLCTREAISQTSFKELEIDELHHEEPPTREAESQTLFKEVELD, encoded by the exons ATGTTGTTAGTTACGCAATTTTACGAAACTTTTGATCGACACCTCAGCAATGGATCAAG AACCCTCTTGGACGTGGCCGTACCACTCGCTGGAGGCAGCGGCGATGTGGCCACCAATCTGGCCAGCACCAATGTGAATCTCAACATGTCCGGCGTGGCGTCAGCTAACGGCGTGCTGGGCAGCAGCGAACTGAGTGCAGCGCCACTCGGCTACAGCTTTCGCAAATGGTTTGCGCGACCCTCGCTGCCCTTTGTCATTGGCATCTTTGCGCTGGGCGGCGTGGCCTGCACACTGGGCGGAATTGTGCTTGGCTCGACAGGATTGATCGAGCACTCGACACAGTATCTGAGTGCAGCGCTGCTCATGATTGGCATTGGCGTCTCGCTGCTCGTCATCTCGGGCGCCATTTGGCGACTGAGTTTACCCGATGATGTTGACGATTGTCCGTGCTTCCGGCGCATGGAGACGTGTCGCAACTGCAATAGTCCGCACTGCACGAATCGCCTGTTGCCGGGCAGTTATCTGTATCCCGAGTTCCAGCATCGTCCGCCGCCACCTTCTTATCTGACCTCGTTGAACGAATACGCCTTTGTGTATCATCCCAGTGCGCATCCACAACAGGCGGCTTATGCCACAGTTCGCATGAACACCCCGCCACCGCTGTATCGCTCCACCTACTCTCTGAA CACTTCCACGTCGCATGTATTGGGCGGAGGCGTGGCATTGCCGCCCACCAGTGAGCAGCCAGCAGAGGAGCAGTTAACGGTGCTCTGCACACGTGAAGCCATCAGCCAGACGTCCTTCAAGGAGCTGGAGATCGATGAGTTGCATCACGAGGAGCCGCCCACACGAGAGGCCGAAAGCCAAACGCTCTTCAAGGAGGTCGAACTGGACTAG
- the LOC117571886 gene encoding uncharacterized protein LOC117571886 isoform X3: MCLTLLDVAVPLAGGSGDVATNLASTNVNLNMSGVASANGVLGSSELSAAPLGYSFRKWFARPSLPFVIGIFALGGVACTLGGIVLGSTGLIEHSTQYLSAALLMIGIGVSLLVISGAIWRLSLPDDVDDCPCFRRMETCRNCNSPHCTNRLLPGSYLYPEFQHRPPPPSYLTSLNEYAFVYHPSAHPQQAAYATVRMNTPPPLYRSTYSLNTSTSHVLGGGVALPPTSEQPAEEQLTVLCTREAISQTSFKELEIDELHHEEPPTREAESQTLFKEVELD, encoded by the exons ATGTGTCT AACCCTCTTGGACGTGGCCGTACCACTCGCTGGAGGCAGCGGCGATGTGGCCACCAATCTGGCCAGCACCAATGTGAATCTCAACATGTCCGGCGTGGCGTCAGCTAACGGCGTGCTGGGCAGCAGCGAACTGAGTGCAGCGCCACTCGGCTACAGCTTTCGCAAATGGTTTGCGCGACCCTCGCTGCCCTTTGTCATTGGCATCTTTGCGCTGGGCGGCGTGGCCTGCACACTGGGCGGAATTGTGCTTGGCTCGACAGGATTGATCGAGCACTCGACACAGTATCTGAGTGCAGCGCTGCTCATGATTGGCATTGGCGTCTCGCTGCTCGTCATCTCGGGCGCCATTTGGCGACTGAGTTTACCCGATGATGTTGACGATTGTCCGTGCTTCCGGCGCATGGAGACGTGTCGCAACTGCAATAGTCCGCACTGCACGAATCGCCTGTTGCCGGGCAGTTATCTGTATCCCGAGTTCCAGCATCGTCCGCCGCCACCTTCTTATCTGACCTCGTTGAACGAATACGCCTTTGTGTATCATCCCAGTGCGCATCCACAACAGGCGGCTTATGCCACAGTTCGCATGAACACCCCGCCACCGCTGTATCGCTCCACCTACTCTCTGAA CACTTCCACGTCGCATGTATTGGGCGGAGGCGTGGCATTGCCGCCCACCAGTGAGCAGCCAGCAGAGGAGCAGTTAACGGTGCTCTGCACACGTGAAGCCATCAGCCAGACGTCCTTCAAGGAGCTGGAGATCGATGAGTTGCATCACGAGGAGCCGCCCACACGAGAGGCCGAAAGCCAAACGCTCTTCAAGGAGGTCGAACTGGACTAG